A segment of the Georgenia sp. M64 genome:
CCGCGAGGGTCTCCTCGAGCTCGGCGAGATCCTCTGGGCTGACGATGACAGCAGCGGCACGACCGTTACGCGTCACGGTCACCCGCTCGTGCTCGCGCTCGACGCGGTCCACGACGTCACTGAAGTGGTCACGGACCTCACGAAGCGGCTCCATACTCATGACCACAATTGTGGCGCTCGAGAAGCTGTACGGCAACCCGCTTGGCTGCAACAGGGTCCGCCCACCGGAGACCAAAGCTCGGTGACGGGGCCGCTTGCCACGGGACCGCGCCCATCCATGATTTCGAAGGGCGGCATGAGCGGATGCCAGCGCCTCTGACCTCTAACTCGCTCCGCCCGCGAAGCCCTCTTCATCGGCCACCCAGGCGGACCCCTCGATACGGCGGCAAGGGTGCTCTCGAAAGACCGCGCGGAGTACGTTGCCAGCATGCCTGACCTCACGATCAAGGCGCTCAGCCCGGCGACGTTCGAGGACTTCGCCGCTCTCCTCGAGCGGAACGGGGGGATGTACGCCAGCTGCTGGTGCACGAAGTTCCATCCTGGCTGCGCCGAGAAGGGCCAGAGCGCCGAGGCGAACCGGGCACTGAAGCAACGGCTGGTGGCCGAGGGGCTCGCGCACGCGGCGCTGGTCTACGACGGTGAGCGGGCCGTCGCCTGGGCGCAGTACGGATCACCCGAGGAGTTGCCCAGCATCCAACACCGCAAGGAGTACATCGCCACTGCCGAGCGCTTGCCCGACTACCGCGTCACCTGCATCCAGGTCGAGCGCGGCCGGCGCGGGCAGGGCCTGGCGGCACTCGCCCTGCGCGGAGCCGTCGAGCTGATCGCGCAGGCCGGCGGCGGCCTGGTCGAGGGCTACCCGCACGACACCGGCGGGGTCCGGAAGAAGAACTCGTCATTCCTCTACAACGGCACTCGCACCATGTACGAGCGCGAGGGCTTCACCTACGACCGGCCCAAGGGCCAGGTCAACTGCGTGATGGTGCGCGAGGTGGCACCCAGCACGCGCGACTAGACCAGTCCAGCGCTTGACGCGGAGACGACGGCTCCCGCCACCGCGCGCATCCGCCCAGGCAAGTGCGTTCAAGGCGACCCGCGGTCGGCGCCAGTGCTGTGACGCCTGTGCTTCGATGGGGCGATGGCCAGTCAGGACCAGGAGTTGCGCTTCGCCAGCGCCAGCCGCGACATTTCGGCCGGTGCCGGCCAGATCTTCGAGCTCATCGCTGACCCGTCTCTGCAGCCTCGCTGGGATGGCAATGACAATCTGTCTGAGGCGCCTACCGGTCAGCGAGTCCGCGCTGTCGGCGATGTCTTCACCATGACCCTCACCGGAGGGCAGGTCCGGGAGAACCACGTGGTCGAGTTCGACGAGGGCGTCCGCATCGCCTGGCGACCTGCCGAGCCGGGTCAGGAACCGCCGGGCCACCTGTGGCGATGCGAACTCGAGCCGATCGACTCGTCGAGTACGCGGGTTACCCATACCTACGACTGGACGCAGTTGACCGATGACAGCCGGATCTCACGTGTTGAGCGTCAGGACATCGGTAACACTTGATGTGTCAGGACATCGGTGACAGTGGCGCGGCCGTGATGCTGCCTGGATGGGCAGAGATGATGGCCGCGAGATCGATCCGGAGCTGGCGGCGGCGGTGCTCGCCTATGTGGCTGGCGAGCCGGTCAACGTCAGCGTGATGTGCCGGCGGCTCGGCGTCTCACGCAAGACGTTCTACAAGTACGCCGCCCGGTACGCCGAGCGGGGCCTGGCCGGGTTCACCCAGGACTCGCGTCGCCCGCGGACGAGCCCGAGCAGGACCACGCCGGCGGATGCCGACGCGATCGTCGCGGCCCGCGCGGAGCTCAAGGCGTCGGGGTTCGACTACGGGGCCTGGGCGATCCGGACCCACCTGACCGAGCACCGAGGACCGACCCGCGAGGGGGCAGGGTCGCCGGTGCCGTCGGAGGCCACGATCAACCGGGTCCTGGCCGTGCGCGGACTGCGCGAACTGGTCCCGGCCCGGCGCCCGCGCAGCTCGTGGACGCGCTTCGAGCGCGAGAAGGTCAACAGCCTGTGGCAGATGGACGGCTTCGACGTCACCCTCGGCGACGGCCAGCAGGTGGTCGTCATCCACGTCAGTGACGACTGCTCCCGCAAGGACCTCGCCCTGCACGTCGCCCCCTCCGAGAGCGGCGCGGCGGCCTGGGAGGCGTTCGTCAAGGCCAGCGCCGAGCACGGACTGCCGATGGAGCTCCTGACCGACAACGCCCGGGCGTTCAACGGCTCCCGGATGGGCTTCGTCTCCCAGATGGAGAAGAACACCCTGGACTGAGGGATTGAATCCGGACCGCTGATTGCTGCTTCTTTTCAGGCGGCTCTGTGCGTTTCGTACCAGGCGTGCTCGACCTCGTTCGGTGTGCGATACCCGAGGGTCGAGTGGAGCCGCTTTTGATTGTACCGCAGCTCAATGTACCGGGTGATATCTCGGACGGCGTGACCCCGGGTGGGATAGGCGGTACGGTGAACTCGCTCGACCTTCAGGGTCGCGTTGAAAGATTCGGCCCAGGCGTTATCGTAGCAAATGCCGGTGCGCCCGACCGAACGGGTCACGCCGACCGCGGCGGTGAACTCAGCGAACGCCGCCGACGTGTATTGCGTGCCCCGGTCGGAATGAAAGATGGTCACGCCGGGGCGGATATGACCATTCCTGTTCGCCATACCCAAGGCGTCGGTGACGAGCTCGGTGCGCATGTGCTCGGCCAGCGCGTAGCCGACGACCTTCTTGGAGAAGCAGTCGAGCACGGTGGCCAGGTACACCCAGCCCTGCCAGGAGGGGATGTACGTGATATCGCCGACGAGCTTTGCCCCGGGCTCGGTGGCGGTGAAGTCCCGCTCGAGCAAGTCGGGCAGGTCACCGGCGTCCGAGGCGATCGTGGTCACCGGTCCCTTAGCGCGCGGCTGACAAGCCACCAGGCCGCGTTCGGCCATGATCGCCCGGACAGTCTGCTCGTCGCAGTACCGGCCCGTGCGGGCCAGCGCGGCGGCGATGCGGCGGTAGCCGTAGGTGCCGTCGGAATCGGCGAAGAGGTGCTCGATGACCTCGCCGAGCTCGGCCCGCCACCGCGCGGTGGCCGACGGTGCCCGGTCCCTCCACTCGTAGTAGCCGGCCCGGGACACCTGCGCCCAGGAGCACATGTTCCGCACGGAGTAGTTGCCTTCCTCGCTGGAGATGAACGCGAACTTCGCGCTCACCGGTACTCCTTCGCGAAGAAGGCCGCCGCTTTTCCCAGGAACTCACGCTCGGCTTTCAGGTCACGGACCTCTTTACGCAACCGAGCCAGTTCATTCCGTTCCGACTCGGTCACCTCCGGCTCCTCCCCGGCGTGCTCGCGCCGATACGCATTGACCCAGTTCCGTAACGTCTCCGCGCCAACGCCGAACTCGCGCGCCACGTCGGCGACCGTCCGCGAGGAACTAATGACCGCGCGCACCGCCTCGGTCTTGAACTCCGGAGTGAACTTTCGTGGAGCCATCGAATCCCTTCCAATTCTCCCAAGGATTCTACCTTGGGGGTCCTGGTCCAGATTCAATCCCTCACCTCACCCGCGCGCTCGGGGTCCGCCAGATCGCCTCCCGGCAGAACCATCCCCAGACCGCGGGCAAGAACGAACGCGCCCACCAACGCTTCCGCAAGTGGTTGCGCGCCCGACCTCTCCCCTCGAGCCCGTCCCACCTCCAAGCGCTGGTGGAGGACTACCGGCACGGCTACAACCACCGGCAAAACCGGGTCCTGGGCGGGCTCACCCCCGCCCAGCGCTACATCCTCGGCCCGGTCGCCGGACCGGCCGCGGAGGCTGCCACGACGCGCATCCTGGGACGCCAGGTCTCGATCAACGGCCTCACCACCATCGACGGCCACAGGTTCTTCGTGGGCAAGCGCTACGCCCTCAAACCCACCGTCGTGGTCCAGGTCGGCGCCGAGTTCACCTTCTACGTCGGCAACATCCTCGCCGCCGAGTTCACCCTCAACCCCAACCGCAGCTACCAGCTCAAGAGGCCCAAACTGTCACCGATGTCCTGACACATAACTGTTACCGATGTCCTGACACATAACACAGCCGGATCTCACGCGCTCGGGCAACCACGGCAGAGAAACTTCAGAACTCCCTGGACCGACTCGCGGCCGTGGCCGAGGGTCGGTGACCGCGCACGCTTCTGGGCGCAATAGAGCGCACGCCATCTGCGGCATGTCCGGACGTCGATGGAGACCCGATCGGGGCCAGCGGGTAGAGGACTTCGGACGGTGGGGCTGTAGGTCAAGAACCTCCCCAAGGCTGAGACTGCGACTACGAAGACGCGCCCCGGACAGGCGACGTAGAAGATGGAAGGCCTGAGCGGATGTCGTCGAGGCTTGCGCTCTGAGCGGGTAAACAAGCGTCACACGCCGGCACGACGAAGAACGAGTCTCCCCGGCTTGGACGGTGAGCTTGCCGAATAACGTTGCGGCGGGTCCGTGCCCCGTCAAACGAGCAAGGTGACTGGCTTAGGTTCGGCCGTACGATAATCTCGACCTATGCCGGTGCCGACCGACCCAACCTATAGCGAAGTTGCTCGTCATATTCAGAAATACGACCACGAGAAGCTCTTGCGTGAGATCGCGCGAATGGCCGCACGTGAAGCGAACCGAAAAATGGCCGGCGCGTCTGTCGAAATTCCCGAAACGGCGTTCGCGTTCGCGGCGGTTGCCCGCACGGCGATTGCCGAAGCACGGGCCACCGCGATATCGGCCGGCTTACGGTCGCGGAGGCGAAAGAAGGGGCGCGGTACGCGCACGCCTGGGCCGGACCAAGTTCGCCGACTGTGCGATGAGATGATCCGAGTGTGGTCGCCGGAACACATGGCTGCAGCATCGACGAGTCTCGGGATGGTGTTGGCGCCGTTCGCCTTCGAGCAGTTCGGGCAACAGTGGTCTGCGATGGAAAACTTGGCTCGCGCGCACAGCTTATTCGCCGATGCCCACGCTAGGCACCCCGACCTGCCCGACAGCGCTGCATGGGCGGATGTGCTCGGAGTCAACTTGGACGGTTTCATGCGCACTGGCTTCGGGCTGTACGTCGCGATGCTGCAGAACGAAGGCCAGGTGTCCCGAGATGTCCTCGCGCGGAGTGACGTTCGGCCCATCTGGGAACCGCTCAGTCCTGCCGAAGTGTTCACCGTCGTTGATAACCACTTCGCACAAGAATTCGTGAAACACCACGCGATCAGTGCTGATGCGCAGAAGCCCGGCTGGGAGAAGTGGTCGTTCAACTCGCTCACCGCCAGACCCCTCATCACTTTCGGCAACGACCTTGTGGCGCCTATTCCGCATTTTCTCGTAGACCGGATCAGCTCCACCGGCCTTTGGTACATCGGTCAGGAGGCCTGGGGCACTACCTTCACCGATGCGGTTGGAGGGGCGTTCGAGGATTACGTCGGCCAGAATCTCGACCTCATCTCCGCTGCCATCGTGCTGCCTGAGATCAAGTACTCCACTCCGACCGGCGACGCGCTGAGCTGTGACTGGTTCGTCGTCACCGACGAAGCCGTCATCCTGGTCGAAGTGAAATGCGCTCGGCCGCTTTTCGGTAGCCGTACCGGAGAAATTGCTGCGTTTGATGACGCGGACAAGAAGATCGGAAAAGCCGTACAACAGCTCGAGAGCACCGCCGGCCTCATCAAGGGCCGCCACCCTGCCTTCGCTGGCATTCCGCGTGACCGTCCCCTTCTCGGTCTAGTCGTCACTCTCGAGCCGCACTATCTGCGCGAGACGGCCCGTGACGACATCCTGGAGAGCGCCGTGCTACCCATCTCGATCGCATGGGCACATGAACTGGAGAACGCGACCGCCCAACTCCGGACCGCTCCCGACGCCGGCAGGCAACTTCTCGAAGCGCTAACACCGAACACCGGCCCCCTTAAGGTATCCGGGTCGCTCTCCAACATCTCGCGCTCGAAGGATGCAGTTAAGAACCCCATCGTCGACGCGAGCTGGGACGCATGGGCGACCTGGCCAGCAATCGACCGACTTGGAAGCAGGCCGACAAGTTGAGCCACACGATGTCGGTGGCCCGCAACGTCGGGCCGTGCCGCTGGACGCGTGCAACCGTGCCGTGGCGTCGTGACGCAGTCGGAATGCACTCAATGGGATTTGCGGAGATCGCGGTAAATACCAAGCGACTAGCGTCGCTCCGATCGGGTGATCGCCTCATGAATGCCGTACGCGCCGTGTTCCGGTAGTTGCGAAGGGCTTCTCGCTGGTCGTGACCGGAGCCGAGGGAACCCAGTTCTTTGGCTTGAGAGTACGCCGGGACTTCTCGGATCGAGATTCCCGCGCCGACGTCGACTTGTTTGTACGTGCGAGGGTCGAGTTGGTCGCCGGGAAGCGACTTGTGACGCGCAGCACCCAGCAGGGTGCCTTCCCCATGGAGACAACCTGCACGTGGGAGCCCGTCGGCTTAAGTGGTGCTTCGGTCCGCCTGCGCGAACCGCGGCGAGCTGCACGGATTGGCTTCGGTGGCCGCACTCCCGTTGCTTGCAGCAGCGATCAGGACGAGCGAGCGAACAAGATCTCGCCCACTTAGCCGAGTCCTGACGACCTGCTGACCTCGCGTTGCCCGGCATCAGGAAGCTGATCTTGGGTTTGCCCGCCGCGCACGCCCTTCCAGGCTGAACCGTTCATCGTCGCCGAGGCGACGGCCATAGCACGGCATGATGGTGTGCGTGCTCGCCGTCGTGCTCGACACCAACGCCGTCTACAGCGATCCGTGGCTGGCCAGCGCGCCGGGGAAGAAGCTCCTGGAGCTGGCCGCGCACGGTTCATGCGTAGTCGTGTACCCCCAGGTCGTGATCGACGAGCTGCGAAGACAACGTCGGGAGGCTGCCGAGAAGGCTCATCGGCAGGCCGCCAACGGGGTGTCCGACATGGAGAAGGCAGGTGTCGAGGTGACCCAAACGGCTGCTCATCTGAAAGCAAGCTTCGAGAAGATTGACCTCGACCTGAATACGGCGTTCGAGGCCGTGCTCCAGCTAGACAACGTCGTCACCGCGCCTGTGCCCGATGTAGCCGCCACAGAGATTCTCAAACGAGATCTCGCACGCCGACGTCCCTTCATGGAGGTCGAAGTGGGACAGAAGTCGGCATCGGTCGGCTTCCGCGACACCCTGATCTGGGAGACGGTGCTTGCAGTTCTAGAACAGGACGCAAACTACGAGAAGGTGCTGCTCGCGACAGCGGACAAGGGGTTCTTGTCCGACGACTTGAAGTCGCTGCATGAGGATCTGATCGACGACCTCGACGGGCGTCACATCGATCGCAAGCGCGCGGGGAGCGTAAAGAACGTCTTCAACGCGAACGCCGAGGTGGGAGAAGCCGCCGCTCGTGCCGCCCTTGTGACTGCGGCAACTGATGCACTCTACGAACTTGCGGGCGAAGACATCTCGCTGCAGCTGGTGAACAGCGGCGACTATGACTACCCAGATTTCGTGCAGTTCGAGATTCCCGACATGGAGAGCGCCTCCATTAGCTACATCGACCAGACCACAGCGTTCGAGTTTGCCGAAGACCGGTCCACCCGTACCGTTACTGCCACGGCGGATGCGCTCATCTCCATTGAGGGTGTCGTCTTCAAGGGGGACTGGCTTAGCGACGAAGGTGAGACCATGAGTCTCTTGGGCGTACTCAACGACCACTACTTCGAGGCGAGCAGCGACGTCTCGGTGCGGGTCGTCGTAGAACTCGACACGAGCGGAGACAGTCCCGAAGTTCTCAGCATCGTGCTCCAGCCCGGACCGGCGAGCGGCTCTCGCTGAGCGGATAGACGCCGTTTTGTTGAGCCGAGACCCCACATCGGCACAACGGCGAACGCTCGGAACTGGGCACGATCGACCGCGCGCACTGTGGCAGATCCCGCATCCTGCCCTCGGCTGAGATCGGACGGCGCGGGGTACATCCAACTCGAGCGATCGATCGTGTCAGTGCCGAGTGGCACGCTCAGCGCATGCGTTCAGTCGAGGTTCTCGAGTTGGCCAGCGAGATGCTGCCGAGACGCTGGGTGCGCAGGGCGGGCGTCATCGTCTTGCTTGGCCTCTTGGCTAGCGGCACGTTCAACGATGCCGCTGGCTGGTACGTGAGGGAGAAGGCTGCGGCACTGCAGGAGAGCCTCGTCGAGCCAATACTCGAACGATTCATCGAGCAGTTGGCAACCCCTTCACAGACGCCGTAGTCCTCGGTGTTTGGTGCGTGTCCGCTGAAGACGCGGCACGCGGCAGATGAGTGCATCAGTGCAATACCACAGCGACACGTCCGTGAGCCGCTCGGGCAAACGCCAGTTCAGAGATGTCCTGAGCCGGAAAGAAGGCGGTAGGTGTCCGGCCCGTCGAGGACGAGGTAGCGGCGGACGTTTCGGAAGTTGCTCGCCACGTCTTGGAGATAGGAGATGACCTCCGGACGGATGTAGTGGCAGTGCTGCAGGACGAGGACCTCGGCGGGGCTGGTGCCCAGGCGCGTCAACTGGTCGCCGTTCTTCCCTAGGTGGCCGATCTTCATCGGCGAGAACCGCGCAGGCCCCTTCAGCAAGAAGGCTGCGGAATGCTGGCGCCCGTTCACAAGCAGGCGGCTCGTATACAGGTCGTTAATTTCGCCACCCCAGTCGGTCGGGACGACCGGCTCGCCGATCAGGGCGGCCAGGGCCTCCTTGACCTGCCGCTCGGGGACTGTCTTCAGCCGAGCGAGACGATCTTCGGAGACGTCCAGATCCCAGTCGACCTGCGCCCACTGGTCGACGTGGCGCGGGTGTATCCGTTGCCAGTCGGGCGCCCACTGGCTCGGGGGTGGCGCCAGCAGGAGCGTGGCGATAGCGAGCGGCCGGATTTCGACGTTATGCCGGCCGATCGTGGCGACCTGGCCCAATATCCATTGCTCGCGGGTACCAGCGAGCTCGACGTTGGCAGTGCTGCAGGTCAGCTTGGCTGGGTCGAAGTTGCCGTGAATAACGACGGCCTCGGCGTTGTCGTTGTGCAGTTGCGCCTCGAACGTCGATCTGACTTCCTGGCCAGCGTGCGCGCGGGCCCGTTCACGCGCGACGTCGCTCCAACGCCAGGACATCTGAACGGTGACAAGCTCGCCGGGGCGGCAGGCGCCTCCCAGGATCGCCCGGCGCACAGGGGGAACGTCGTGCTCTGTGAGCCAGTCCTCCAGGTCGCGGGCGTACGTTTCTATGTCACCGCGTACCCGTTGCAGAGCGCCTGCCCGCAGCCGGGCGCGGCGGGTCCCGTAGAGCAAGGCGTCGAGCATGCGGGGGTGCATAAACCAGGCGTTGATTGCGGGATCAGGACGCACGGGCGAATCATCACACCTCTCAACTGGAGCGCCGGCCGGCTCGAGGTCGGTGAGTGCAACGGCCGTGTCTGGAACGCCGCCGCCGCTGCTCAGCGGCATGACCGGTTGTTCGATCCGCGCAGCCAGCCTCGGCCTGCGGCGACGGGGCGAAGCTCACCCGCGAGGCGTTCGCCTGGGGGTGACGACTCCGGGCTCTCCGGAGACGGGAAGGCGCCGGTGAATCGACAACTCGCGTCGTGTTCTGCCGTCCTCTTCGACCGAGACCAGCTCGTCGCTCCAGGCAGTCCTCGCACCCACCACAATGTCCTCCAGTGGTCGGTCGTCGGGATGGTGGACAATCCAGCGATGAGACTGGGTCGCGACCTGGGCGTTCACGAAGCGGACGAGGGCGTCGCGTCCTGCCGGGGTGTTCGGGGCAGAGAGGCCGAGCGACTCAGGGTCAGCGGTGTTATCGCGCAGTTGGAGGATCCGCCTGCGACTCACGGGCATCCACACTACCCGCGCGGACCCGTAGCCGACCGGGCCGTCACCCGGTGCCCACCAGCACACCGGCTCGTCACTAGTGAGGACCGACGCCCGGTCGGCTTCGATGATGCTCCAGTTCATGTCATCCGCGAGCCTCTCGCCGAGTTGGCCCAGCGCCAGCTTGATGCTCTCCTGAATGAGGTACTCCTTGGGTGGGATCAGGCGGGGACGCTTCGGTCCAACAAGTGTTTCCCGGAAGCCGCTGATGCTCGCGGGCGTCACTGGGTCGCCGCGCTCTTCAAGCCAGCTTCCGATCTGCTCGTCGGTAATGTGCTCGCCCAGGTAGGTGCGAAGGGCCTGCGTCCCAATCGCTTCAATGTCCTCTCGGAATCTGTTTCCTCGAACGCTCTGCAGGGCGATGAAGTTGATCAGGTGGTACCAGTCATCCTGATTGATGTCGTTGAGCCCAGTCTTCACGAGCTTGTACACAGCGGGCGCCGCTGCCCGCTCGAACTGGCTGAGGTGCTGCTCGACGAGTTCGGGGTCGGGACGCTGGCTCTCGTCTTCCACCACGAAGGTGTCGGGGTTCAGCCGGTAGAACCCGACTTCGGCGCAGGCCTTCCTCACCGCCGTCGCAAAGGCACGAGTGAGAACGTCGCGGTCGACGAGCAGGACCTGGCCGTCCCGGGTGGCGAAGTTGCGCAGGTAGAACTGCGGCACGGTGTGATGACGGGGCGTCACCGCACAATTTTCCCAGATCGGTCCTGAGTCGTCCTCCCGTTACGCCCCGGGTTAGGTCCACAACGGGAATCCTGCCCTGGTTCCCGACAGCGACGGCATCGGATGAAGTCGACCTGCGGCATGGGGGGGTCTTGCCGTCGCGCCGGAAGCGGCATGTCTGCGCGGCACCCGGACCCTCACCGCGCGGTCGGTCGACGGCTGCTTCGTCGATGCCGATGTCAGCGATAAGCCGCTCAACCGATTCCGGCGGGCCCATCCCAAACGCTGCGGTATTGGAGGCTTGGCCGCTAGCGGCGGGTGTCGCGCGTGAGGACCTCTCGCAGCCGCCGGGGATGGTCGAGCAGCTCGAGCAGGTAAAGCCATGCGAGCAGACCGACGTCGTGGGGGATGTGCCCATCGTGCACGGCGAGCAAGTCGGCATTCTTTGCGCGCTGGGCGGCGTTGCCACGCACGGTTGAGAAACCGTGCGTGGCGTCGCGAAGCATCCCCAAGTACAGCGCGGCCGCGTGGGATGGCCGGCGCGGCTTGCCAGCGATTGTGATAGCCCCGTCAGGATCGCGCATAAAGAACCCATCCTGAATGCCGGCCAGCGCGGTGACGGAGCGGTGCGCAGCCGGCAGGAGAATTTCCTGGGCTGCGGTAGGGACGTTCTGGGTGAGACCGGTGAGGGTCTTGGTCGCGTGATCATGGTCGAACAGCACCTCAAGGTTCTTGCCGGTGAGGGTCGCAAGGGTGTCCAGGGTGGTCAGGGCCGCGGCGCGGCGCGCGTGGGTGTCATGGTGGGACAGCAGCGCGGACGTGGTGCGCCGGAAAACTTGCTCGACGCCCAGGAGCGCTTGCAGGGCCGCGGTCGGTTGGAAGCGGCCATCGGCGCTGGTGAAGGTGACTGGGTCGCTGAGGACGCCGAAGAGCTCGTCCAGCCGGGCCGTCCACCACGCGATCGCGGCGCCGGGCGCGGACGGTTCGGTGAAAGCCTCGTAGGGGCGCACTTGGTCGCGGTCACGCACCTCGGCGCCGGTAGTTGGGATGGTCTGTAGCAGGTCTCCTGGGATGCCGCCGTTACCGGTCCCGCCGAGCGGGCGCCCGTAGGTGACCATCACCAGGCCGTGGGTCCGCACTGCGGAGAACGCCCACACCGCTGGGCTCAGCGCGCCAAGCAGCGGGGCAAAGTACCCGTCCATCAGTCGCACGGCGTCCTGCAGGCGAGAGGAGGAGGCGAAGATCGCACGCCCGCTCGACTGCAACTCCTGGGCTCGCGCCACGTCGTCGCGGGCAAGCGCCGGGTCGCGCTCCAGGCGCAGCAGCAGCGCAGGCAGGCTCACGCGCAGCAAGAGCGCCCCGTGGCGGTGTACCGAGTGCACCTCAGCCCGGGAGAACGGATGCTCGAAGTCGTTAT
Coding sequences within it:
- a CDS encoding type II toxin-antitoxin system Phd/YefM family antitoxin; its protein translation is MSMEPLREVRDHFSDVVDRVEREHERVTVTRNGRAAAVIVSPEDLAELEETLAVLSDPEALADIREADRAYAAGDVVRGVDAVRALRP
- a CDS encoding GNAT family N-acetyltransferase — its product is MPDLTIKALSPATFEDFAALLERNGGMYASCWCTKFHPGCAEKGQSAEANRALKQRLVAEGLAHAALVYDGERAVAWAQYGSPEELPSIQHRKEYIATAERLPDYRVTCIQVERGRRGQGLAALALRGAVELIAQAGGGLVEGYPHDTGGVRKKNSSFLYNGTRTMYEREGFTYDRPKGQVNCVMVREVAPSTRD
- a CDS encoding SRPBCC family protein, whose amino-acid sequence is MASQDQELRFASASRDISAGAGQIFELIADPSLQPRWDGNDNLSEAPTGQRVRAVGDVFTMTLTGGQVRENHVVEFDEGVRIAWRPAEPGQEPPGHLWRCELEPIDSSSTRVTHTYDWTQLTDDSRISRVERQDIGNT
- a CDS encoding helix-turn-helix domain-containing protein — encoded protein: MGRDDGREIDPELAAAVLAYVAGEPVNVSVMCRRLGVSRKTFYKYAARYAERGLAGFTQDSRRPRTSPSRTTPADADAIVAARAELKASGFDYGAWAIRTHLTEHRGPTREGAGSPVPSEATINRVLAVRGLRELVPARRPRSSWTRFEREKVNSLWQMDGFDVTLGDGQQVVVIHVSDDCSRKDLALHVAPSESGAAAWEAFVKASAEHGLPMELLTDNARAFNGSRMGFVSQMEKNTLD
- a CDS encoding IS3 family transposase (programmed frameshift); this translates as MAPRKFTPEFKTEAVRAVISSSRTVADVAREFGVGAETLRNWVNAYRREHAGEEPEVTESERNELARLRKEVRDLKAEREFLGKSGGLLREGVPVSAKFAFISSEEGNYSVRNMCSWAQVSRAGYYEWRDRAPSATARWRAELGEVIEHLFADSDGTYGYRRIAAALARTGRYCDEQTVRAIMAERGLVACQPRAKGPVTTIASDAGDLPDLLERDFTATEPGAKLVGDITYIPSWQGWVYLATVLDCFSKKVVGYALAEHMRTELVTDALGMANRNGHIRPGVTIFHSDRGTQYTSAAFAEFTAAVGVTRSVGRTGICYDNAWAESFNATLKVERVHRTAYPTRGHAVRDITRYIELRYNQKRLHSTLGYRTPNEVEHAWYETHRAA
- a CDS encoding integrase core domain-containing protein, encoding MEPSNPFQFSQGFYLGGPGPDSIPHLTRALGVRQIASRQNHPQTAGKNERAHQRFRKWLRARPLPSSPSHLQALVEDYRHGYNHRQNRVLGGLTPAQRYILGPVAGPAAEAATTRILGRQVSINGLTTIDGHRFFVGKRYALKPTVVVQVGAEFTFYVGNILAAEFTLNPNRSYQLKRPKLSPMS
- a CDS encoding PIN domain-containing protein, yielding MLAVVLDTNAVYSDPWLASAPGKKLLELAAHGSCVVVYPQVVIDELRRQRREAAEKAHRQAANGVSDMEKAGVEVTQTAAHLKASFEKIDLDLNTAFEAVLQLDNVVTAPVPDVAATEILKRDLARRRPFMEVEVGQKSASVGFRDTLIWETVLAVLEQDANYEKVLLATADKGFLSDDLKSLHEDLIDDLDGRHIDRKRAGSVKNVFNANAEVGEAAARAALVTAATDALYELAGEDISLQLVNSGDYDYPDFVQFEIPDMESASISYIDQTTAFEFAEDRSTRTVTATADALISIEGVVFKGDWLSDEGETMSLLGVLNDHYFEASSDVSVRVVVELDTSGDSPEVLSIVLQPGPASGSR
- a CDS encoding DUF4238 domain-containing protein: MPQFYLRNFATRDGQVLLVDRDVLTRAFATAVRKACAEVGFYRLNPDTFVVEDESQRPDPELVEQHLSQFERAAAPAVYKLVKTGLNDINQDDWYHLINFIALQSVRGNRFREDIEAIGTQALRTYLGEHITDEQIGSWLEERGDPVTPASISGFRETLVGPKRPRLIPPKEYLIQESIKLALGQLGERLADDMNWSIIEADRASVLTSDEPVCWWAPGDGPVGYGSARVVWMPVSRRRILQLRDNTADPESLGLSAPNTPAGRDALVRFVNAQVATQSHRWIVHHPDDRPLEDIVVGARTAWSDELVSVEEDGRTRRELSIHRRLPVSGEPGVVTPRRTPRG